Proteins from a single region of Paraglaciecola sp. T6c:
- a CDS encoding LacI family DNA-binding transcriptional regulator: MAKVKLIDVAQLASVSKSTVSQYLNGRFDYMSKETQIRIRAAIKELDYVPNPIARNLKADKTKTIGVIVRDITGFDTSRTIRGVDDFCKGCDYNALIYNTDFDPETEAKSLEALYQMRVDGIIIASSGQNNTLISEYIDKGMPIVHFQLEHDGSEKNLILSDYRQAAFDATEYLIKLGHKRICFMTQDFKNVKSRNERYSGYVAALKKYDIVQDPALIQYWQRETGFDHSPKSVLESAAAPTAFFTQHLAITTELLTHLNQENITIPDDVSLIGFDDIPMAEFFKVPVTVIKQEPYIIGKEAAKLLLEKVNDKNRHSQKIMISCSITERQSCTAPKAKKYS, encoded by the coding sequence ATGGCAAAAGTAAAACTTATCGACGTTGCTCAGCTTGCTTCCGTCTCAAAAAGTACCGTATCTCAATACCTTAATGGCCGATTTGACTATATGTCGAAGGAGACCCAAATACGCATTCGCGCCGCAATCAAAGAATTGGACTATGTACCGAATCCGATCGCGAGAAACTTAAAAGCTGATAAGACCAAGACTATTGGGGTGATCGTGCGTGATATTACCGGCTTTGATACCAGCAGAACGATCCGAGGAGTAGATGACTTTTGCAAAGGGTGTGATTACAACGCGTTAATTTACAACACAGATTTTGACCCTGAAACCGAAGCAAAATCGCTTGAAGCGTTATACCAGATGCGCGTCGATGGGATCATTATTGCCTCGTCGGGACAGAATAATACGTTAATATCTGAGTATATAGACAAGGGCATGCCCATAGTGCATTTTCAATTGGAGCATGATGGCAGTGAGAAAAATTTGATCCTGTCTGATTATCGACAAGCCGCTTTTGATGCCACCGAATACTTAATCAAACTGGGTCATAAGCGCATTTGCTTTATGACTCAAGATTTTAAGAATGTGAAATCCAGAAACGAGCGCTACTCAGGCTATGTCGCAGCCCTTAAAAAATACGACATTGTTCAAGATCCTGCGTTAATCCAGTACTGGCAACGAGAAACAGGCTTTGATCACTCACCAAAGAGTGTGCTTGAGTCAGCCGCCGCGCCCACTGCTTTTTTTACCCAACACTTGGCCATTACCACCGAACTATTAACGCACTTAAATCAAGAAAACATCACTATACCCGATGACGTATCCCTAATTGGGTTCGACGATATCCCCATGGCAGAGTTTTTCAAAGTCCCTGTGACCGTTATCAAACAGGAGCCCTACATCATAGGCAAAGAAGCCGCCAAGCTATTACTAGAGAAGGTAAATGACAAAAACAGGCATTCACAGAAAATCATGATCTCTTGCTCTATCACCGAAAGGCAATCCTGCACTGCGCCAAAGGCAAAAAAATACAGCTAA
- a CDS encoding DUF2798 domain-containing protein, which translates to MHKTLKKILLVAAMVTLVGGTFTGIMTYSNIGFSDDFSRQWTFSFMQAVCVIFPMGVLIMWTMHKVVEAFFGRLSSLHKNLIFGFGMALSMEAVMALSTTYRNIGLGDWQQFSQAFLASYLMVLPVALVLSPIMTLLIKPKMEAFLAS; encoded by the coding sequence ATGCATAAAACCTTGAAGAAAATTTTGCTTGTGGCCGCAATGGTCACACTCGTCGGCGGCACGTTTACTGGCATTATGACGTATTCAAACATTGGCTTTAGTGACGATTTTTCACGCCAGTGGACATTCTCGTTTATGCAGGCGGTGTGCGTGATTTTCCCTATGGGAGTGCTTATCATGTGGACAATGCACAAGGTCGTTGAGGCTTTTTTCGGGCGGTTATCGAGCTTACATAAAAATCTGATTTTTGGTTTTGGTATGGCGCTTAGCATGGAGGCCGTCATGGCGCTGAGTACAACGTATCGCAATATCGGCTTGGGCGACTGGCAACAATTTAGCCAAGCCTTTCTCGCTAGTTACTTGATGGTGCTGCCTGTTGCCTTGGTCCTTTCCCCCATTATGACCTTGTTAATAAAGCCTAAGATGGAAGCATTTTTAGCCAGCTAA
- the gdhA gene encoding NADP-specific glutamate dehydrogenase, with protein sequence MTYIQQTITDLKLSTPAQSEFYQAVEEVLHSLEPLLEKNQYYQQQAIIQRIVEPERQIMFRVPWVDDNGDIQVNKGYRVEFNSALGPYKGGLRFHPTVNAGIIKFLGFEQIFKNALTGLPIGGAKGGSNFDPKGRSDAEIMRFCQSFMSELYRHIGPTCDVPAGDIGVGAREIGYLFGQYKRLTGRYEGVMTGKSLLWGGSLVRKEATGFGAVYFADYMLEERGDNLQGKRCLVSGAGNVAIYAMEKLYQLGATPISCSDSSGTLFHDSGIDLKLIKRLKEGRRCDLLEYLKTYPEAQHTAVTDYPLDGHAVWRYQADAAFPCATQNELTLQDAQALIENGCQLVSEGANMPSTNDAVDIFLNAGIAYGPSKAANAGGVATSQLEMAQNASMQTWRFEQVDQRLKQIMKNIFIAASETAKEFGEDGNLVLGANIAGFRRVADAMIEQGVI encoded by the coding sequence ATGACATATATTCAACAAACAATAACGGATTTGAAGCTCAGTACTCCGGCGCAGTCTGAGTTTTATCAGGCAGTTGAAGAGGTGTTGCATTCGCTGGAACCACTGCTAGAAAAGAACCAATACTATCAACAGCAAGCCATTATCCAGCGCATAGTGGAGCCCGAGCGCCAAATTATGTTCCGTGTTCCTTGGGTGGATGACAATGGCGATATTCAAGTCAATAAAGGCTATCGGGTTGAATTTAATTCTGCGTTAGGCCCTTATAAGGGGGGGTTACGTTTTCACCCGACTGTAAACGCAGGCATTATAAAATTTCTCGGCTTCGAGCAAATATTCAAAAATGCATTAACAGGGTTGCCTATCGGTGGCGCTAAAGGTGGGTCTAATTTTGATCCCAAGGGTCGGTCTGACGCCGAGATCATGCGCTTTTGCCAGTCTTTTATGAGTGAGCTTTATCGCCACATAGGGCCCACTTGTGATGTTCCTGCCGGGGATATAGGAGTGGGTGCGAGGGAAATTGGCTATCTGTTTGGCCAATACAAACGCTTAACAGGTCGATACGAGGGCGTAATGACCGGTAAAAGTCTGCTGTGGGGCGGCTCATTAGTGCGAAAAGAGGCGACTGGCTTTGGCGCCGTATATTTTGCGGATTATATGCTTGAAGAGCGCGGCGATAATTTGCAAGGCAAGCGTTGTTTAGTTTCAGGGGCGGGCAACGTCGCTATTTATGCTATGGAAAAACTGTATCAACTAGGCGCTACACCGATAAGTTGTAGTGACTCTTCTGGCACGCTTTTTCATGACAGCGGAATAGATCTAAAATTAATCAAACGACTGAAAGAAGGCCGTCGCTGCGATTTGCTAGAGTACCTTAAAACCTATCCTGAGGCCCAGCATACAGCTGTTACTGATTATCCTCTTGACGGTCACGCAGTGTGGCGCTATCAAGCTGATGCAGCTTTTCCTTGTGCTACCCAAAATGAACTGACGCTCCAAGATGCTCAAGCGTTAATAGAAAACGGCTGCCAGTTGGTCAGCGAAGGGGCGAACATGCCCTCGACCAACGATGCAGTTGATATATTTTTAAATGCAGGCATTGCCTATGGTCCAAGTAAGGCCGCGAATGCTGGAGGTGTCGCTACCAGTCAGTTAGAAATGGCGCAAAACGCCAGTATGCAAACTTGGCGTTTTGAGCAGGTGGATCAAAGACTCAAACAGATCATGAAAAATATATTTATCGCGGCGAGTGAAACGGCCAAAGAATTTGGTGAAGATGGAAACCTAGTATTAGGCGCTAATATTGCCGGGTTTCGTCGCGTGGCTGATGCGATGATTGAGCAAGGGGTGATTTAA
- a CDS encoding TolC family protein produces the protein MYGVLISALVLLGFSASSAAFTLQQYLSSVANNHPEILAIDATTGQYGADIQYADGAYDAKLEHNSFSRVAGYYDGLQASQKFSKPLEAYNAEIFSEYRISDGDFPVYEQEYATLSGGEASLGVKLSLLQGRDTDKKRTAMASARLKYKMWSEEAKLAQSEFYYSAILAYLDWVEAVSYFNKIEQLVAVSVNRQEGIKTRVAEGDVAEFELLEFETRLLERQSSLLAAERKVRANMQKLRYYMHSGEAFDEQSQAPKSAAKITWPASFNLAVKSSDVDNHPALAAKALEMQALKQKMRLAQVALLPKLDIEAKVARDIGSGPTSLQDTEAKIGLYFSVPFDRTQAKAKKSRTQYEIYALESKTNALRQSIDAKRQERLVNLSYAKRLHDMQTKQVVLSRKLFEQEQRQFEFGSSDFFMLNNREADAFQAELKALTTRINVFREELALLKINAVLDHPFIQKTLRAHTLSIR, from the coding sequence ATGTATGGGGTTCTGATAAGTGCTTTAGTTTTACTCGGCTTTTCTGCGTCATCAGCGGCATTTACCTTGCAACAATACTTGTCGTCTGTGGCCAATAACCATCCAGAAATTCTCGCAATTGATGCCACCACAGGGCAGTACGGTGCTGACATTCAATACGCGGATGGTGCTTATGACGCAAAACTTGAACACAACAGCTTTTCGCGCGTCGCCGGTTATTATGATGGTTTGCAGGCAAGTCAAAAGTTCTCTAAGCCTCTTGAAGCATACAACGCGGAAATCTTTTCTGAATACCGTATTTCTGACGGCGATTTCCCTGTGTACGAACAAGAGTACGCGACCCTATCCGGCGGTGAAGCCTCATTGGGCGTGAAGCTGTCATTGCTACAAGGCCGCGACACCGACAAGAAACGCACCGCCATGGCCAGCGCTCGCCTCAAGTATAAAATGTGGAGCGAAGAAGCCAAACTTGCCCAAAGTGAGTTTTACTACTCGGCCATATTGGCCTACTTGGATTGGGTAGAAGCCGTTAGTTACTTCAACAAAATCGAGCAGTTAGTCGCGGTCAGCGTTAATCGCCAAGAGGGCATAAAAACCCGCGTCGCAGAAGGCGATGTGGCTGAATTTGAGTTGTTAGAGTTTGAAACCCGATTACTAGAGCGTCAATCGTCCTTGCTTGCCGCTGAGCGCAAAGTACGCGCTAATATGCAGAAATTGCGTTATTACATGCACAGTGGCGAAGCATTCGATGAGCAGAGCCAAGCGCCTAAAAGTGCAGCGAAAATCACCTGGCCTGCGTCATTTAATTTGGCGGTAAAAAGCAGTGATGTAGATAACCACCCGGCTCTGGCGGCGAAAGCCCTAGAGATGCAAGCTCTCAAGCAAAAAATGCGTTTGGCACAGGTGGCACTTTTGCCTAAGCTCGATATCGAAGCCAAAGTGGCGCGAGACATAGGCTCAGGCCCTACGTCTTTGCAAGACACTGAGGCCAAGATAGGCTTGTATTTTTCAGTCCCTTTTGACCGCACGCAAGCCAAAGCCAAAAAGAGTAGAACTCAGTATGAAATCTACGCTCTGGAATCAAAAACAAACGCATTACGTCAATCAATTGATGCAAAACGACAAGAACGTCTGGTGAATCTGTCCTATGCCAAGCGCTTGCATGATATGCAAACCAAGCAGGTCGTCTTATCACGCAAGCTCTTTGAACAAGAACAGCGGCAGTTTGAATTTGGCTCCAGCGATTTTTTTATGCTCAACAATCGAGAAGCCGATGCATTTCAAGCGGAATTAAAAGCCCTTACCACACGTATTAATGTGTTTCGTGAAGAGCTCGCGCTCCTTAAAATAAACGCCGTCTTAGACCATCCATTTATTCAGAAAACACTTAGAGCGCATACATTATCTATCAGGTAA
- a CDS encoding efflux RND transporter periplasmic adaptor subunit, with amino-acid sequence MSNAHTDFMGAMKTLKSLKVPKTHTTIIWLVVTLVIAAVLLLTFTPWVQTAYGTGSVNSPDPLYRIQPISALLNGQIETWHVREGDNVKKGEPIVTLVDVDSDRLEKLRSQQVAANQRYVSNKLSVQNALSNLSRQKKLLKEGLVSQKEVEAVEIALEKLKAEASKTEEDLDTLKMTLARQETRTKYAPMDGTVVRLQSGGSATYVTAGSILGWFVPANIERQISIKINGLDAALATKGKKVRIQFEGWPTFQFSGWPGMSVGTFEGVVSFVEPVADQFGMFTVWIAPVNTTVAWPEHESARLGSRVRAWILLEEVRLGYELWRQLNNFPPVRSRETSESST; translated from the coding sequence ATGAGTAACGCCCATACTGATTTCATGGGGGCCATGAAAACGCTGAAAAGCTTGAAAGTCCCTAAAACCCATACAACCATTATCTGGCTGGTCGTAACCTTAGTCATCGCAGCAGTATTATTGCTTACCTTTACCCCTTGGGTGCAAACCGCCTACGGTACGGGCTCAGTAAATTCCCCCGATCCTTTGTACCGTATCCAGCCCATATCAGCTCTGCTCAATGGCCAAATTGAAACCTGGCACGTTAGAGAAGGCGACAACGTTAAAAAAGGCGAACCTATCGTCACTTTGGTCGATGTAGATTCAGACCGTTTAGAAAAGCTGCGTTCGCAACAAGTAGCCGCAAATCAGCGCTACGTTTCAAACAAATTATCTGTGCAAAATGCTCTTAGTAACTTATCAAGACAAAAGAAGTTACTCAAAGAAGGGCTAGTCTCGCAAAAAGAAGTTGAAGCCGTCGAAATTGCGCTTGAAAAGCTAAAGGCCGAAGCATCAAAAACAGAAGAAGATCTTGATACCCTTAAGATGACATTGGCCCGTCAAGAGACGCGTACTAAGTATGCACCAATGGACGGCACAGTCGTTAGGCTCCAATCTGGCGGCAGTGCGACTTATGTGACGGCTGGTAGTATTTTAGGCTGGTTTGTTCCGGCGAATATTGAACGCCAAATTAGTATTAAAATTAATGGTCTCGACGCAGCATTAGCCACCAAAGGCAAAAAAGTACGTATCCAGTTCGAAGGTTGGCCAACATTCCAATTTAGTGGCTGGCCCGGCATGTCAGTCGGCACCTTTGAGGGTGTGGTGTCGTTCGTTGAACCGGTCGCTGACCAGTTCGGTATGTTCACTGTGTGGATTGCCCCTGTGAATACAACAGTGGCTTGGCCAGAACACGAAAGCGCACGTTTGGGGAGCCGTGTCAGGGCGTGGATCCTCTTAGAGGAAGTCAGGTTAGGGTACGAGTTATGGCGACAATTAAACAACTTCCCTCCCGTGCGTTCGCGAGAAACCAGTGAGAGCTCAACCTGA
- the manD gene encoding D-mannonate dehydratase ManD, with translation MKITQVKVFVCSPGRNFVTVKVITDEGIFGLGDATLNGREMAVVAYLEEHVAPCLVGRNAHDIEDIWQYLYRGVYWRKGAVNMAAIAAIDMALWDIKGKAANMPVYQLLGGRSRRGVTLYAHASGETIDDTLDKTAEHIAQGFKAVRLQCAVPGLNVTYGVLGDKADYFELQGSRPLPPEEDWSTQKYFNMVVDLFKQARERFGNDVHLLHDVHSRLTPIESARLGKLLEPYNLLFLEDASIAENQDSYKIIRQHTTTPLAIGETYNTIWDCKDLIQNQLIDYIRVAATHAGGITPLRRIADFASIYNVKTAPHGAPDLSPVCFAAHMHLNLWAPNFGIQEFVGFGNAHSRRIFKHTVEVKDGLANVSEAPGLGIDFDEQAAKEYPYKRSYLPVSRLEDGTVWNW, from the coding sequence TTGAAAATTACCCAAGTGAAGGTGTTTGTTTGCAGCCCAGGCCGAAACTTCGTTACCGTTAAAGTGATCACCGACGAGGGGATATTCGGCTTAGGCGATGCAACGCTTAACGGCCGTGAAATGGCGGTCGTTGCGTATCTTGAAGAGCATGTTGCGCCTTGTTTAGTTGGTCGAAATGCCCACGATATTGAAGACATCTGGCAGTATTTATACAGAGGTGTTTACTGGCGCAAAGGCGCTGTGAACATGGCAGCTATTGCTGCGATTGATATGGCCCTGTGGGATATCAAAGGCAAAGCCGCAAATATGCCAGTTTATCAATTACTTGGTGGTAGAAGCCGCCGAGGCGTAACCTTATATGCCCATGCCAGTGGTGAAACGATTGACGATACCCTAGACAAAACCGCAGAGCATATTGCCCAAGGCTTCAAGGCTGTGCGCCTACAATGCGCAGTGCCAGGGTTGAATGTGACGTATGGCGTACTTGGCGATAAGGCCGATTACTTTGAGTTGCAAGGCAGCAGGCCGTTACCCCCAGAAGAAGATTGGTCGACGCAAAAATACTTCAACATGGTAGTGGATTTGTTTAAACAAGCTAGAGAGCGCTTTGGTAACGACGTGCATTTATTACATGATGTGCACAGCCGCTTGACGCCTATTGAATCTGCGCGTTTAGGCAAATTACTTGAGCCGTACAATTTGCTATTTTTGGAAGATGCGTCGATCGCTGAAAACCAAGACAGCTACAAAATCATACGCCAACACACCACCACTCCACTGGCGATTGGTGAAACCTATAACACCATTTGGGACTGCAAAGACCTGATTCAAAATCAGCTGATTGATTACATTCGTGTAGCAGCGACCCACGCTGGTGGTATTACTCCCCTTCGCCGCATTGCCGACTTCGCCAGTATTTATAACGTAAAAACCGCCCCTCACGGCGCACCAGACCTCTCTCCTGTGTGTTTTGCTGCCCACATGCATTTAAATTTGTGGGCACCCAATTTTGGTATTCAAGAATTTGTTGGTTTTGGCAATGCGCACTCCAGGCGGATTTTTAAACACACAGTAGAAGTGAAAGACGGTTTGGCAAACGTCAGCGAGGCCCCAGGCCTTGGAATAGATTTTGACGAACAAGCCGCGAAAGAATATCCCTATAAACGCTCGTATTTGCCGGTCAGCAGGTTGGAAGATGGCACTGTATGGAATTGGTAA
- a CDS encoding Gfo/Idh/MocA family protein: MSKSIKVLIQGTGFAGQGHADAFRSVGAEVVGIVGRTQSVVEQVAKDMDIPFAGTNWQEALAECKPDVVSIATPGGAHEEAITQAIEFGCHVFSDKPLTATGESAKKLHELALEKNVKTAFAASFRYMPDVIYAKRIVAAGAIGEPLEVECISHFNLERDIPFGWSHRKEDGGGRLNNNFTHKLSIVTSIIGEKILSVMGEVRDDLGRAPIVEGVHNFKKRRDYIPDDLNDPALKWGESNVEWSYTVLAKLESALAEKPVSVLFKHGGLHPRFNEDHIVIYGSKGAIYIKGHYGSGPLYFYDCNNHWTRLPLPDDIVENTPQGEGDTERNWRYLIRELVKDIRGEKVLPYQTFKEGAQYQQLIDIIRKNDNWVDVSHLQ; encoded by the coding sequence ATGAGTAAAAGCATAAAAGTATTAATACAAGGTACAGGTTTCGCTGGGCAAGGCCACGCAGATGCGTTTAGGTCGGTCGGCGCTGAGGTGGTGGGTATTGTCGGCAGAACGCAAAGCGTTGTCGAACAAGTCGCTAAAGACATGGATATTCCTTTTGCTGGCACAAATTGGCAGGAGGCACTGGCTGAATGTAAGCCTGATGTGGTGTCTATTGCCACGCCAGGTGGGGCTCATGAGGAAGCGATTACCCAAGCCATTGAGTTTGGATGCCACGTGTTTAGCGATAAGCCTTTGACCGCGACTGGCGAGTCCGCTAAAAAGCTACATGAATTAGCGCTTGAGAAGAACGTAAAAACAGCTTTCGCGGCCAGTTTTAGGTACATGCCTGATGTCATATACGCTAAGCGAATTGTGGCGGCGGGAGCCATAGGCGAGCCACTAGAAGTGGAGTGTATTTCGCACTTCAATTTAGAGCGAGATATTCCCTTTGGATGGTCGCATCGTAAGGAAGACGGCGGCGGGCGTTTGAATAATAACTTTACCCATAAGCTTTCGATTGTCACTTCAATCATCGGTGAAAAAATACTGTCGGTAATGGGCGAGGTGCGTGATGACTTAGGGCGAGCACCAATAGTGGAAGGTGTGCACAACTTCAAAAAGCGCCGTGATTATATTCCTGACGATCTCAATGACCCCGCTTTAAAATGGGGAGAATCAAATGTGGAATGGTCATATACGGTGCTAGCGAAACTCGAAAGCGCATTGGCCGAAAAGCCGGTATCTGTGTTGTTCAAGCATGGCGGTTTGCATCCGCGTTTCAATGAAGATCATATTGTTATTTATGGCAGCAAGGGCGCTATTTACATCAAAGGTCATTATGGCAGCGGCCCTTTGTATTTTTACGACTGTAATAACCATTGGACGCGGTTGCCGTTACCGGATGATATCGTCGAAAACACCCCACAGGGCGAAGGCGATACAGAGCGTAATTGGCGCTACCTTATTCGCGAGTTAGTTAAAGATATTCGAGGGGAAAAGGTACTTCCCTATCAAACGTTTAAAGAAGGTGCTCAATATCAACAACTAATTGATATTATTCGTAAAAATGATAATTGGGTTGACGTTAGTCATCTTCAATAA
- a CDS encoding GreA/GreB family elongation factor, translated as MEKQPDIIISTADLAELEYQLERSKLPDDAIRAIENELDRATIVACKDLPENVVAIGSQVTFKILDSQKVFTKALCLPHDSVKFEDSISVFAPIGSALIGLSTGQCIKWQTQRGQQSVEIIKVESRKR; from the coding sequence ATGGAAAAACAACCAGACATTATTATTTCTACTGCCGATTTGGCAGAACTTGAATACCAACTTGAGCGCTCTAAATTGCCCGATGATGCTATCCGGGCGATCGAAAACGAGTTAGACCGAGCAACCATAGTGGCGTGTAAAGACCTACCAGAAAATGTGGTCGCCATTGGTAGCCAGGTCACGTTTAAGATTTTAGATAGTCAAAAAGTATTTACCAAAGCCTTATGCTTACCCCATGACAGCGTAAAGTTTGAAGACAGCATTTCAGTCTTCGCGCCGATAGGCTCGGCGTTGATTGGTCTTAGCACAGGCCAATGCATTAAATGGCAAACCCAGCGCGGACAGCAGTCTGTGGAAATTATCAAGGTAGAAAGTAGAAAGCGCTAG
- a CDS encoding sodium:solute symporter family protein — protein sequence MFYEYLVIAGYFLLILGIGFAFKNMAKNSTSDYFRGGGRMLWWMVGSTAFMAQFSAWTFTGAAGKAFTDGFAISLVFFANTIAYFCGWAYFSARFRQMRVDTPTEGIKRRFGSQNEQFFSWALIVFSFINAGVWLNALGVFASAVFEADITLTIIVTGLTVVFVSVLSGAWGVVASDFVQTLIVAVISVACAIVALVMVGGPVELVENFPTDFVMGPDMNYGVILVGTFIFFLAKQMITIMNMHDAFRFLNAKDSDNARKAALLAMVLMGIGSIVWFIPPWASAILYPDAAASYPELGNKAADAVYLVFTRNAMPMGTVGLLLAGLFAATMSSMDSALNKNAGIFVRSIYQPFLLKKKKNVGDKQLLTVSRWVSFISGILVIVVALFFKSLKELSLFELMMSVSVMVQVPLLVPLIFGLFVRKTPNWAPWVTVIIGMLVSYLTANVFTPQVFANWIGLEQAFTRRESIDVNLMITIAAHLVITAGFFCSTSFFYQEERDEHKEGTDRFFTDLETPVIADFEQDEYDKQQRHKLGSMVMFMGGGMVVMMLIPNPMWGRMVFGLCAITILVMGYLLRNSAKPKRDSLQAEKG from the coding sequence ATGTTTTATGAATACTTGGTTATCGCTGGCTACTTTTTATTGATCCTGGGCATTGGTTTTGCCTTTAAGAATATGGCGAAAAACTCCACCAGTGATTACTTTCGTGGTGGTGGTCGCATGTTGTGGTGGATGGTTGGCTCGACGGCGTTTATGGCGCAATTTTCCGCATGGACATTCACAGGGGCTGCGGGCAAGGCTTTTACCGACGGCTTTGCAATTAGCTTGGTATTTTTCGCCAATACCATTGCTTATTTTTGTGGCTGGGCGTATTTCTCGGCACGCTTTCGCCAGATGCGGGTTGATACCCCAACAGAAGGTATTAAACGGCGTTTCGGTAGCCAAAACGAGCAATTCTTTTCTTGGGCGTTAATCGTTTTTAGTTTTATCAACGCAGGTGTGTGGCTAAACGCATTAGGCGTATTCGCCAGCGCCGTGTTTGAAGCGGACATTACCTTAACCATAATCGTGACCGGGTTAACCGTGGTGTTCGTATCGGTGCTGTCTGGTGCTTGGGGCGTTGTGGCATCTGACTTTGTGCAAACCCTTATCGTAGCGGTTATCTCGGTGGCGTGTGCCATCGTTGCCCTCGTGATGGTGGGCGGCCCAGTCGAACTGGTAGAAAACTTTCCAACCGATTTTGTGATGGGCCCTGATATGAACTACGGGGTAATTTTAGTCGGTACCTTTATCTTCTTTTTGGCCAAGCAAATGATCACCATCATGAACATGCATGACGCCTTTCGATTTTTAAACGCAAAGGACTCAGACAATGCCCGCAAAGCCGCACTGCTGGCCATGGTATTGATGGGAATTGGCAGCATAGTGTGGTTCATACCGCCTTGGGCGTCAGCGATTTTATACCCTGATGCGGCGGCGTCATACCCTGAATTAGGCAACAAAGCGGCCGATGCGGTGTATTTGGTGTTTACCCGAAACGCTATGCCGATGGGTACTGTTGGTTTGTTACTCGCAGGGTTATTTGCTGCAACAATGTCGTCGATGGACTCGGCATTGAATAAAAACGCCGGTATTTTTGTGCGCAGTATTTACCAACCCTTTTTGCTTAAAAAGAAAAAGAACGTAGGTGACAAACAACTGCTAACGGTCAGTCGTTGGGTGAGCTTCATCAGCGGCATTCTGGTCATTGTGGTGGCACTGTTCTTTAAGTCATTGAAAGAACTAAGCCTGTTTGAGCTGATGATGAGTGTATCGGTAATGGTCCAAGTGCCGTTACTCGTACCATTAATCTTCGGCTTGTTCGTAAGGAAAACGCCGAACTGGGCACCTTGGGTAACGGTGATAATCGGTATGCTGGTATCGTATTTAACGGCCAACGTATTCACCCCACAAGTATTTGCCAATTGGATAGGCTTAGAGCAAGCCTTTACGCGCCGGGAATCAATCGACGTTAATTTGATGATTACCATCGCCGCGCACTTAGTGATCACCGCAGGGTTCTTTTGTTCAACTTCGTTTTTCTACCAAGAGGAACGAGACGAGCATAAAGAAGGAACAGATCGCTTCTTTACCGATCTAGAGACGCCTGTCATTGCCGACTTCGAACAAGACGAATACGACAAACAACAACGCCACAAATTGGGCTCCATGGTGATGTTTATGGGAGGCGGTATGGTCGTAATGATGTTGATACCCAACCCGATGTGGGGTCGCATGGTATTCGGCTTGTGTGCGATAACCATTTTAGTAATGGGTTATTTGTTAAGAAATAGCGCTAAGCCAAAGCGTGATTCGCTTCAGGCAGAAAAGGGGTAA